The Panicum virgatum strain AP13 chromosome 5K, P.virgatum_v5, whole genome shotgun sequence genome has a window encoding:
- the LOC120706912 gene encoding probable serine/threonine-protein kinase At1g54610 isoform X2 yields the protein MGCVFGRAAASSPAAPRRKRGKERASPQPKAAAAEAGSPSAAADGNGRPRRRLGGRRAAGPRQGCVPAAAAAEQLAAGWPPWLVAVAGEALRGWAPRRADTFEKLNKIGSGTYSNVYRARDTVSGRIVALKKVRFDNLEPESVKFMAREILILRTLNHPNVIKLEGLVTSRMSCSLYLVFEYMEHDLAGLAASPDIKFTLPQIKCYMQQLLSGLEHCHDNNVLHRDIKGSNLLLDNNGILKIADFGLAAFFDPRHKRSMTSRVVTLWYRPPELLLGATDYGVGIDLWSAGCILAELLYGKPIMPGRTEVEQLHKIFKLCGSPSEEYWKKSKLPHATIFKPQQPYKRCIRETFKDFPASALPLVETLLSIDPAERQTATAALHSDFFSTEPYACDPSSLPTYPPSKEMDAKMRDEEARRLRAAAKAKGEAKRTRPRDRSHRAGPAPEANAEIQANLDRRRMITHANAKSKSEKFPPPHQDGAMGNPLGSCRHMEPMFEHQDASFSTVVPIEKGTSQTWSGPLFDPSALGQSRRKKQTTLDAKAAAYSKQLQKEKAGIRAR from the exons ATGGGCTGCGTCTTCGGCCGCGCGGCCGCGTCGTCCCCCGCGGcgccgaggaggaagaggggcaAGGAGAGGGCGTCCCCGCagcccaaggcggcggcggccgaggccgggtcgccctccgcggccgccgacgggaacgggaggccgcggcggcggctcgggggCCGCAGGGCGGCGGGGCCAAGGCAGGGGTGcgtccccgcggccgccgcggcggagcagctcGCCGCGGGCTGGCCGCCGTggctcgtcgccgtcgctggGGAGGCGCTCCGCGGGtgggccccgcgccgcgccgacaCCTTCGAGAAGCTCAATAAG ATAGGGTCGGGCACGTACAGCAACGTGTACCGCGCGAGGGACACCGTCTCCGGCCGCATCGTCGCTCTTAAGAAGGTCCGGTTCGACAACCTCGAGCCGGAGAGCGTCAAGTTCATGGCCAGGGAGATACTGATCCTGAGGACGCTCAATCACCCCAATGTGATCAAACTGGAGGGCTTGGTCACTTCCAGGATGTCATGTAGCCTGTACCTTGTCTTTGAGTACATGGAGCATGACCTTGCTGGGCTCGCAGCAAGCCCTGATATCAAATTCACGTTGCCTCAG ATAAAATGTTACATGCAGCAGCTGTTATCAGGGCTTGAGCATTGTCATGACAACAATGTATTGCACCGGGATATCAAGGGGTCAAACTTGCTGTTGGATAATAATGGAATTCTTAAGATTGCGGATTTTGGGCTGGCAGCGTTCTTTGACCCACGGCATAAGCGGTCAATGACAAGCCGGGTGGTCACGCTATGGTATCGGCCACCAGAATTGTTACTTGGTGCAACTGATTATGGTGTAGGCATTGATTTGTGGAGTGCTGGGTGCATTCTAGCAGAGCTCTTGTATGGGAAGCCCATAATGCCTGGACGCACCGAG GTGGAGCAGTTGCACAAGATTTTTAAGCTATGTGGCTCCCCTTCAGAGGAGTATTGGAAGAAGTCTAAACTACCACATGCAACAATATTCAAACCTCAACAGCCCTATAAACGTTGCATCAGGGAGACATTTAAAGATTTTCCCGCATCAGCTCTGCCATTGGTTGAAACTTTGCTTTCTATTGATCCAGCTGAGCGTCAAACTGCGACAGCTGCATTGCACAGTGAT TTTTTTTCAACCGAGCCTTATGCTTGTGATCCTTCAAGCTTGCCAACTTATCCTCCAAGCAAGGAGATGGATGCCAAGATGAGGGACGAGGAAGCTAGAAG GCTTCGAGCTGCTGCAAAGGCCAAAGGAGAAGCAAAAAGAACGCGGCCACGTGATCGATCTCACAGGGCTGGACCAGCACCAGAAGCTAATGCAGAGATTCAAGCAAACTTAGAC AGGCGACGGATGATAACCCATGCCAATGCAAAGAGCAAAAGTGAGAAGTTTCCTCCGCCACATCAGGATGGAGCAATGGGTAATCCACTGGGATCCTGTCGTCATATGGAGCCTATGTTCGAGCACCAGGACGCTTCCTTCAGTACAGTAGTTCCCATTGAGAAAGGGACATCGCAAACATGGTCGGGACCCTTGTTTGATCCATCGGCTCTTGGGCAATCAAGGCGGAAGAAGCAGACAACCCTAGATGCTAAGGCTGCAGCTTACTCAAAGCAGCTCCAAAAAGAAAAGGCAGGGATACGAGCCAGATAA
- the LOC120706912 gene encoding probable serine/threonine-protein kinase At1g54610 isoform X1, with amino-acid sequence MGCVFGRAAASSPAAPRRKRGKERASPQPKAAAAEAGSPSAAADGNGRPRRRLGGRRAAGPRQGCVPAAAAAEQLAAGWPPWLVAVAGEALRGWAPRRADTFEKLNKIGSGTYSNVYRARDTVSGRIVALKKVRFDNLEPESVKFMAREILILRTLNHPNVIKLEGLVTSRMSCSLYLVFEYMEHDLAGLAASPDIKFTLPQIKCYMQQLLSGLEHCHDNNVLHRDIKGSNLLLDNNGILKIADFGLAAFFDPRHKRSMTSRVVTLWYRPPELLLGATDYGVGIDLWSAGCILAELLYGKPIMPGRTEVEQLHKIFKLCGSPSEEYWKKSKLPHATIFKPQQPYKRCIRETFKDFPASALPLVETLLSIDPAERQTATAALHSDFFSTEPYACDPSSLPTYPPSKEMDAKMRDEEARRLRAAAKAKGEAKRTRPRDRSHRAGPAPEANAEIQANLDQRRRMITHANAKSKSEKFPPPHQDGAMGNPLGSCRHMEPMFEHQDASFSTVVPIEKGTSQTWSGPLFDPSALGQSRRKKQTTLDAKAAAYSKQLQKEKAGIRAR; translated from the exons ATGGGCTGCGTCTTCGGCCGCGCGGCCGCGTCGTCCCCCGCGGcgccgaggaggaagaggggcaAGGAGAGGGCGTCCCCGCagcccaaggcggcggcggccgaggccgggtcgccctccgcggccgccgacgggaacgggaggccgcggcggcggctcgggggCCGCAGGGCGGCGGGGCCAAGGCAGGGGTGcgtccccgcggccgccgcggcggagcagctcGCCGCGGGCTGGCCGCCGTggctcgtcgccgtcgctggGGAGGCGCTCCGCGGGtgggccccgcgccgcgccgacaCCTTCGAGAAGCTCAATAAG ATAGGGTCGGGCACGTACAGCAACGTGTACCGCGCGAGGGACACCGTCTCCGGCCGCATCGTCGCTCTTAAGAAGGTCCGGTTCGACAACCTCGAGCCGGAGAGCGTCAAGTTCATGGCCAGGGAGATACTGATCCTGAGGACGCTCAATCACCCCAATGTGATCAAACTGGAGGGCTTGGTCACTTCCAGGATGTCATGTAGCCTGTACCTTGTCTTTGAGTACATGGAGCATGACCTTGCTGGGCTCGCAGCAAGCCCTGATATCAAATTCACGTTGCCTCAG ATAAAATGTTACATGCAGCAGCTGTTATCAGGGCTTGAGCATTGTCATGACAACAATGTATTGCACCGGGATATCAAGGGGTCAAACTTGCTGTTGGATAATAATGGAATTCTTAAGATTGCGGATTTTGGGCTGGCAGCGTTCTTTGACCCACGGCATAAGCGGTCAATGACAAGCCGGGTGGTCACGCTATGGTATCGGCCACCAGAATTGTTACTTGGTGCAACTGATTATGGTGTAGGCATTGATTTGTGGAGTGCTGGGTGCATTCTAGCAGAGCTCTTGTATGGGAAGCCCATAATGCCTGGACGCACCGAG GTGGAGCAGTTGCACAAGATTTTTAAGCTATGTGGCTCCCCTTCAGAGGAGTATTGGAAGAAGTCTAAACTACCACATGCAACAATATTCAAACCTCAACAGCCCTATAAACGTTGCATCAGGGAGACATTTAAAGATTTTCCCGCATCAGCTCTGCCATTGGTTGAAACTTTGCTTTCTATTGATCCAGCTGAGCGTCAAACTGCGACAGCTGCATTGCACAGTGAT TTTTTTTCAACCGAGCCTTATGCTTGTGATCCTTCAAGCTTGCCAACTTATCCTCCAAGCAAGGAGATGGATGCCAAGATGAGGGACGAGGAAGCTAGAAG GCTTCGAGCTGCTGCAAAGGCCAAAGGAGAAGCAAAAAGAACGCGGCCACGTGATCGATCTCACAGGGCTGGACCAGCACCAGAAGCTAATGCAGAGATTCAAGCAAACTTAGAC CAGAGGCGACGGATGATAACCCATGCCAATGCAAAGAGCAAAAGTGAGAAGTTTCCTCCGCCACATCAGGATGGAGCAATGGGTAATCCACTGGGATCCTGTCGTCATATGGAGCCTATGTTCGAGCACCAGGACGCTTCCTTCAGTACAGTAGTTCCCATTGAGAAAGGGACATCGCAAACATGGTCGGGACCCTTGTTTGATCCATCGGCTCTTGGGCAATCAAGGCGGAAGAAGCAGACAACCCTAGATGCTAAGGCTGCAGCTTACTCAAAGCAGCTCCAAAAAGAAAAGGCAGGGATACGAGCCAGATAA
- the LOC120706912 gene encoding probable serine/threonine-protein kinase At1g54610 isoform X3: MGCVFGRAAASSPAAPRRKRGKERASPQPKAAAAEAGSPSAAADGNGRPRRRLGGRRAAGPRQGCVPAAAAAEQLAAGWPPWLVAVAGEALRGWAPRRADTFEKLNKIGSGTYSNVYRARDTVSGRIVALKKVRFDNLEPESVKFMAREILILRTLNHPNVIKLEGLVTSRMSCSLYLVFEYMEHDLAGLAASPDIKFTLPQIKCYMQQLLSGLEHCHDNNVLHRDIKGSNLLLDNNGILKIADFGLAAFFDPRHKRSMTSRVVTLWYRPPELLLGATDYGVGIDLWSAGCILAELLYGKPIMPGRTEFFSTEPYACDPSSLPTYPPSKEMDAKMRDEEARRLRAAAKAKGEAKRTRPRDRSHRAGPAPEANAEIQANLDQRRRMITHANAKSKSEKFPPPHQDGAMGNPLGSCRHMEPMFEHQDASFSTVVPIEKGTSQTWSGPLFDPSALGQSRRKKQTTLDAKAAAYSKQLQKEKAGIRAR; encoded by the exons ATGGGCTGCGTCTTCGGCCGCGCGGCCGCGTCGTCCCCCGCGGcgccgaggaggaagaggggcaAGGAGAGGGCGTCCCCGCagcccaaggcggcggcggccgaggccgggtcgccctccgcggccgccgacgggaacgggaggccgcggcggcggctcgggggCCGCAGGGCGGCGGGGCCAAGGCAGGGGTGcgtccccgcggccgccgcggcggagcagctcGCCGCGGGCTGGCCGCCGTggctcgtcgccgtcgctggGGAGGCGCTCCGCGGGtgggccccgcgccgcgccgacaCCTTCGAGAAGCTCAATAAG ATAGGGTCGGGCACGTACAGCAACGTGTACCGCGCGAGGGACACCGTCTCCGGCCGCATCGTCGCTCTTAAGAAGGTCCGGTTCGACAACCTCGAGCCGGAGAGCGTCAAGTTCATGGCCAGGGAGATACTGATCCTGAGGACGCTCAATCACCCCAATGTGATCAAACTGGAGGGCTTGGTCACTTCCAGGATGTCATGTAGCCTGTACCTTGTCTTTGAGTACATGGAGCATGACCTTGCTGGGCTCGCAGCAAGCCCTGATATCAAATTCACGTTGCCTCAG ATAAAATGTTACATGCAGCAGCTGTTATCAGGGCTTGAGCATTGTCATGACAACAATGTATTGCACCGGGATATCAAGGGGTCAAACTTGCTGTTGGATAATAATGGAATTCTTAAGATTGCGGATTTTGGGCTGGCAGCGTTCTTTGACCCACGGCATAAGCGGTCAATGACAAGCCGGGTGGTCACGCTATGGTATCGGCCACCAGAATTGTTACTTGGTGCAACTGATTATGGTGTAGGCATTGATTTGTGGAGTGCTGGGTGCATTCTAGCAGAGCTCTTGTATGGGAAGCCCATAATGCCTGGACGCACCGAG TTTTTTTCAACCGAGCCTTATGCTTGTGATCCTTCAAGCTTGCCAACTTATCCTCCAAGCAAGGAGATGGATGCCAAGATGAGGGACGAGGAAGCTAGAAG GCTTCGAGCTGCTGCAAAGGCCAAAGGAGAAGCAAAAAGAACGCGGCCACGTGATCGATCTCACAGGGCTGGACCAGCACCAGAAGCTAATGCAGAGATTCAAGCAAACTTAGAC CAGAGGCGACGGATGATAACCCATGCCAATGCAAAGAGCAAAAGTGAGAAGTTTCCTCCGCCACATCAGGATGGAGCAATGGGTAATCCACTGGGATCCTGTCGTCATATGGAGCCTATGTTCGAGCACCAGGACGCTTCCTTCAGTACAGTAGTTCCCATTGAGAAAGGGACATCGCAAACATGGTCGGGACCCTTGTTTGATCCATCGGCTCTTGGGCAATCAAGGCGGAAGAAGCAGACAACCCTAGATGCTAAGGCTGCAGCTTACTCAAAGCAGCTCCAAAAAGAAAAGGCAGGGATACGAGCCAGATAA